The Camelus dromedarius isolate mCamDro1 chromosome 1, mCamDro1.pat, whole genome shotgun sequence genome has a window encoding:
- the SOD3 gene encoding extracellular superoxide dismutase [Cu-Zn]: MLALLCAYLLMATHASEAWTNPDPQDPGFGMEEQIRDMHAKVTEIWQEMKQRRAASGQDAALHAACRVLPSAALAAAQPRVRGLVLFRQLRPGALLEAFFHLEGFPTEPNVTSRAIHVHQFGDLTQGCDTTGPHYNPLGVPHPKHPGDFGNFAVRDGQLWKYRSGLNASLCGPHAIVGRAVVVHEGEDDLGRGGNQASVENGNAGRRLACCVVGLCGPGPWARQAQEHAEHKKRRRESECKTS; this comes from the coding sequence ATGCTGGCGCTGCTCTGTGCCTACCTGCTCATGGCGACACACGCCTCGGAAGCCTGGACCAACCCAGACCCGCAGGACCCCGGCTTCGGCATGGAGGAGCAGATCCGCGACATGCACGCCAAAGTGACGGAGATCTGGCAGGAGATGAAGCAGCGGCGGGCGGCGAGTGGCCAAGATGCTGCGCTGCACGCCGCCTGCCGCGTGCTGCCGTCGGCCGCGCTGGCCGCGGCGCAGCCCCGGGTGAGGGGCCTCGTGCTCTTCCGGCAGCTCCGGCCCGGCGCCCTGCTCGAGGCCTTCTTCCACCTGGAGGGCTTCCCGACCGAGCCCAACGTCACCAGCCGCGCCATCCACGTGCACCAGTTCGGGGACTTGACCCAGGGCTGCGACACCACCGGGCCGCACTACAACCCGCTGGGGGTGCCGCACCCGAAGCACCCGGGCGACTTCGGCAACTTCGCCGTGCGCGACGGCCAGCTCTGGAAGTACCGCTCCGGCCTGAACGCCTCGCTCTGCGGGCCGCACGCCATCGTGGGCCGCGCCGTGGTGGTCCACGAGGGCGAGGATGACCTGGGCCGCGGCGGCAACCAGGCCAGCGTGGAGAACGGCAACGCGGGCCGCCGGCTGGCCTGCTGCGTGGTGGGGCTGTGCGGGCCCGGGCCCTGGGCGCGCCAGGCGCAGGAGCACGCCGAGCACAAGAAGCGGCGGCGCGAGAGCGAGTGCAAGACCAGCTGA